One window from the genome of Pseudonocardia hierapolitana encodes:
- a CDS encoding alanine racemase, producing MTLSALARSAAEPLGPHFRNLPDHDGTVGVIGDRGWHVTDLLLPTLTLRRSALDHNTALFARWCADAGVDHAPHGKTTMSPQLVAGQLDAGAWAITAATVAQTRIMHGWGVPRVVLANEVVDPVGLRWLAASDPGFEVYVLADSAAGVDRMSAVLADAPRTLPVLVELGVPGGRAGARTRDEALAVARRVAAAPGLELAGVECFEGVYPQDRAERSVAQVDRFAADLAALLADVDGLAGPRDELVLTAGGSAYPDRVVAAWQELPRLSRPVRKVVRSGGYLTHDHGLLARASPFALVPAMELWAYVLSTPEPGLAICGFGKRDASYDVDLPIPLRGGAGPLPGSRVEKLNDQHAFVRHEGELAVGDVVAFGLSHPCTALEKWPLVPVLDDADAVVGAVRTYF from the coding sequence ATGACCCTCTCCGCGCTCGCCCGCAGCGCCGCCGAACCGCTGGGCCCGCACTTCCGCAACCTGCCCGACCACGACGGCACCGTCGGAGTGATCGGCGACAGGGGCTGGCACGTCACCGACCTGCTGCTCCCGACGTTGACGCTGCGGCGGTCGGCGCTCGACCACAACACGGCGCTGTTCGCACGCTGGTGCGCCGACGCCGGCGTCGATCACGCACCCCACGGCAAGACGACGATGAGCCCGCAGCTCGTCGCCGGCCAGCTCGACGCCGGGGCGTGGGCCATCACCGCCGCGACGGTGGCGCAGACCCGGATCATGCACGGCTGGGGCGTGCCCCGCGTGGTGCTCGCCAACGAGGTGGTCGACCCGGTGGGGCTGCGCTGGCTGGCCGCATCGGATCCGGGCTTCGAGGTGTACGTCCTCGCGGACAGCGCCGCCGGTGTGGACCGGATGTCCGCGGTGCTCGCCGACGCGCCCCGGACGCTGCCCGTGCTCGTCGAACTCGGCGTGCCGGGAGGCCGGGCCGGTGCCCGTACCCGCGACGAGGCGCTCGCCGTCGCCCGTCGGGTCGCCGCCGCGCCCGGTCTGGAGCTGGCCGGGGTCGAGTGCTTCGAGGGCGTCTACCCGCAGGACCGCGCGGAACGGTCCGTCGCGCAGGTCGACCGGTTCGCCGCCGACCTCGCCGCCCTGCTCGCCGACGTCGACGGGTTGGCCGGGCCGCGCGACGAGCTCGTGCTGACGGCAGGCGGGTCGGCCTACCCCGACCGGGTGGTCGCGGCCTGGCAGGAGCTCCCGCGGCTGTCGCGCCCGGTGCGCAAGGTGGTCCGCTCCGGCGGCTACCTCACCCACGACCACGGGCTCCTCGCCCGGGCCTCGCCGTTCGCACTCGTGCCGGCGATGGAGCTGTGGGCGTACGTGCTCTCCACCCCGGAGCCCGGCCTCGCGATCTGCGGGTTCGGCAAGCGCGACGCCTCGTACGACGTCGATCTGCCGATCCCGCTCCGCGGCGGGGCGGGCCCCTTGCCCGGCTCGCGCGTCGAGAAGCTCAACGACCAGCACGCCTTCGTCCGGCACGAGGGCGAGCTCGCCGTGGGCGACGTCGTCGCCTTCGGTCTGTCCCACCCGTGCACCGCCCTCGAGAAGTGGCCGCTCGTGCCGGTTCTCGACGACGCCGACGCCGTGGTCGGCGCGGTGCGCACCTACTTCTGA
- a CDS encoding IclR family transcriptional regulator: MSNESRPEGATTTSVDNALWLLQLVGDRQALRVAEAADLLGVARSTAHRLLTALRRRGFVMQDRPNGAYRPGPALYEIGLAAVSRIDIVRVARPVLEQLREETQETASLAVLEGAMIRFVDCAESPRSVRVGNRTGVVRPAHASAVGKAILAGLPDAELDRRYPGPELPPATTAAAVTETAALRAELAEIRVRGYALNWEESSDGVCAVAVALRDTVGQPLAGLGVAAPSSRIGTPDGIRAFAPFVQRGAELVRERLRSPQ; encoded by the coding sequence ATGTCGAATGAATCGCGGCCCGAGGGTGCAACCACCACGTCGGTGGACAACGCCCTGTGGTTGCTGCAGCTGGTCGGTGACCGGCAGGCGCTGCGGGTCGCGGAGGCCGCCGACCTGCTCGGGGTGGCCCGGTCCACAGCCCACCGGCTGCTCACCGCGCTGCGCCGTCGCGGCTTCGTGATGCAGGACCGGCCCAATGGCGCGTATCGCCCGGGGCCCGCGCTCTACGAGATCGGGCTGGCGGCGGTCAGCCGCATCGACATCGTCCGGGTGGCCCGCCCGGTGCTCGAACAGCTTCGCGAGGAGACGCAGGAGACGGCGAGTCTCGCCGTCCTCGAAGGCGCGATGATCCGGTTCGTCGACTGCGCGGAGAGCCCTCGCTCCGTGCGGGTCGGCAACCGCACCGGGGTGGTGCGCCCGGCGCACGCGTCCGCGGTGGGCAAAGCGATCCTCGCGGGTCTGCCCGACGCCGAGCTCGACCGGCGCTACCCCGGCCCCGAGCTGCCGCCCGCCACGACGGCCGCCGCCGTCACCGAGACCGCGGCGCTGCGCGCCGAGCTGGCCGAGATCCGGGTCCGCGGCTACGCGCTGAACTGGGAGGAGAGCAGCGACGGCGTGTGCGCGGTCGCCGTCGCGCTGCGCGACACCGTCGGCCAGCCGCTCGCCGGGCTGGGGGTGGCCGCGCCGAGCAGCCGGATCGGCACCCCCGATGGCATCCGCGCCTTCGCGCCGTTCGTACAGCGGGGTGCCGAGCTCGTACGGGAGCGACTGCGCTCGCCGCAGTGA
- a CDS encoding thiamine pyrophosphate-binding protein — protein sequence MSRPAVEALLDVIRDWGADRLFTCPGSTEAAVLDALVVRKDVELVLTTHEGVAVSMADGLARATRRPSVAYLHANVGLTNGLSNLYAAQLAYSPVVVLNGIKASSIQARQGFTTAARMRDLVHQYVKSDWQSLTTEAIGEDVNRAFRTAVTEPAGPVWVGLAQDLLESTAEVPVPDVAPFRFDPRAAPSASAVRTAVDLLAAAGRPVLVAGSEVARAGALDRLVRLSEQLGAPVLHEDRRGFERPGFPTDHPHFRGQYEVGHPLVREADLLVFLGARLFHEFEPARVPPLPAGVPIVHSHTDPKYIGMTYGVDAALVGDQGLVIEALSAALPAAPPRAVPPALPTPPRRPSVPGAALRPADVVDVVTESLRGAVIVGDATTAGGILQQRAHQHSGDDYFVSSSGSLGWGMGAALGIAMGLPDRRVAAVLGDGVFQFGMPALWSAARSDLPVTYVVMNNQSYAAVGAALRRFGGEAVERQHYPGVDIAGPRIAEVSSAFGVPGRRVDTLSELRESLEASRRADHPTLVEVMTDPTEFGP from the coding sequence ATGTCCCGACCAGCCGTCGAGGCACTGCTCGACGTGATCCGCGACTGGGGCGCCGACCGCCTCTTCACATGCCCCGGCAGCACCGAGGCGGCCGTCCTCGACGCGCTGGTGGTCCGCAAGGACGTCGAGCTGGTGCTCACCACCCATGAAGGCGTCGCCGTGTCGATGGCCGACGGGCTCGCCAGGGCAACGCGGCGGCCGAGCGTCGCGTACCTGCACGCGAACGTCGGGCTGACCAACGGGCTGAGCAACCTGTACGCGGCACAGCTGGCCTACTCGCCGGTCGTCGTGCTCAACGGGATCAAGGCGTCCTCGATCCAGGCCAGGCAGGGTTTCACCACCGCTGCGCGGATGCGGGACCTCGTGCACCAGTACGTGAAATCGGACTGGCAGTCGCTCACGACCGAGGCGATCGGAGAGGACGTCAACCGCGCCTTCCGCACCGCGGTGACGGAGCCCGCTGGGCCGGTGTGGGTCGGGCTCGCCCAGGACCTGCTGGAGAGCACTGCCGAGGTGCCGGTGCCGGACGTCGCCCCCTTCCGCTTCGACCCGCGCGCGGCGCCGTCCGCGAGCGCCGTCCGGACCGCGGTGGACCTCCTCGCCGCCGCCGGGCGTCCCGTGCTCGTGGCCGGCAGCGAGGTCGCGCGGGCGGGCGCGCTCGACCGGCTGGTGCGCCTGAGCGAGCAGCTCGGAGCGCCCGTCCTGCACGAGGACCGGCGCGGCTTCGAGCGGCCGGGATTCCCCACCGATCACCCGCACTTCCGGGGGCAGTACGAGGTGGGACACCCCCTGGTGCGGGAGGCCGACCTGCTCGTGTTCCTCGGGGCCCGTCTGTTCCACGAGTTCGAGCCGGCCCGCGTCCCGCCGCTCCCGGCGGGCGTGCCGATCGTCCACAGCCACACCGACCCGAAGTACATCGGGATGACGTACGGCGTCGACGCCGCGCTGGTCGGCGACCAGGGACTGGTGATCGAGGCCCTGTCCGCAGCCCTGCCCGCCGCCCCGCCCCGTGCGGTTCCCCCCGCCCTGCCGACGCCCCCGCGTCGGCCGTCGGTTCCCGGAGCTGCGCTGCGGCCCGCCGACGTCGTCGACGTCGTCACCGAGTCGTTGCGCGGCGCGGTCATCGTCGGCGACGCCACGACGGCAGGGGGCATCCTGCAGCAGCGGGCCCACCAGCACAGCGGCGACGACTACTTCGTCTCGTCGTCGGGGTCGCTCGGCTGGGGCATGGGTGCGGCGCTCGGCATCGCGATGGGCCTGCCCGATCGGCGGGTCGCGGCGGTACTCGGGGACGGCGTGTTCCAGTTCGGCATGCCGGCGCTCTGGTCGGCGGCGCGCAGCGACCTGCCCGTCACCTACGTCGTCATGAACAACCAGTCCTACGCCGCGGTCGGCGCGGCGCTGCGCCGCTTCGGCGGCGAGGCGGTCGAGCGGCAGCACTACCCGGGCGTCGACATCGCCGGCCCGCGCATCGCCGAGGTCAGCAGCGCCTTCGGCGTGCCCGGCCGGCGCGTCGACACGCTCAGCGAGCTGCGGGAGAGCCTGGAGGCGAGCCGGAGGGCCGACCACCCGACGCTCGTCGAGGTGATGACCGACCCCACCGAGTTCGGGCCCTAA
- a CDS encoding ABC transporter ATP-binding protein produces MSQSEVIHSQPSGSAGEPVLSVRALAKTYNAGQRNERSAIADVTFDVAKGEFVCVVGPSGCGKTTLLRCLSGLLTPTSGEVLFEGAPLTAVPDRLSVVFQDYSRSLFPWLSVHRNVAVPLKVAGVPKPRREARIREVLGAVGLGDVGRSYPWQLSGGMQQRVAIARALAHQPDLLLMDEPFASVDAQTRFDLEDLILQVRRELGITVVLVTHDIDEAVYLADRVVVLGRAPSRVTEILDVPLEHPRTQVGTRSSDTFGRLRGHLMELVTRA; encoded by the coding sequence GTGTCGCAGTCCGAGGTGATCCACAGCCAGCCGTCGGGTTCGGCGGGCGAACCGGTGCTGTCGGTCCGCGCGCTCGCGAAGACCTACAACGCCGGGCAGCGGAACGAGCGGTCCGCCATCGCCGACGTGACCTTCGACGTCGCCAAGGGCGAGTTCGTCTGCGTGGTGGGGCCGAGCGGTTGCGGCAAGACCACCCTCCTGCGCTGTCTCAGCGGCCTGCTCACCCCCACGTCCGGCGAGGTGCTGTTCGAAGGGGCACCGCTGACCGCGGTCCCGGACCGGCTCAGCGTGGTCTTCCAGGACTACAGCCGTTCCCTCTTCCCCTGGCTCTCGGTGCACCGCAACGTCGCCGTGCCGCTCAAGGTGGCCGGCGTCCCCAAGCCGCGGCGCGAGGCCCGGATCCGCGAGGTGCTCGGCGCCGTGGGGCTGGGCGACGTGGGGCGCAGCTACCCCTGGCAGCTCTCCGGAGGCATGCAGCAGAGGGTGGCGATCGCGCGCGCACTCGCGCACCAGCCGGACCTGCTGCTCATGGACGAGCCGTTCGCCTCGGTCGACGCCCAGACACGGTTCGACCTGGAGGACCTGATCCTGCAGGTGCGGCGCGAGCTCGGCATCACCGTCGTGCTCGTCACCCACGACATCGACGAGGCGGTCTACCTCGCCGACCGGGTGGTCGTCCTCGGCCGTGCCCCGAGCCGCGTCACCGAGATCCTCGACGTGCCGCTCGAACACCCGCGTACCCAGGTCGGCACCCGCTCGAGCGACACGTTCGGCCGCCTCCGCGGACACCTGATGGAGCTCGTCACCAGAGCCTGA
- a CDS encoding RidA family protein, with amino-acid sequence MAKRAVSTPEAAPPGGPYSQAVVAGDHVYLAGAVPTLPDGTPVRGTFEEQARQVFTNLQKTAEAAGASLSDAVRVGVYLRDFGDFAAMNTLFAEFFGTENAPVRTTIPVALSGFDIEVDAILYTGS; translated from the coding sequence ATGGCCAAGCGCGCTGTCAGCACCCCCGAGGCGGCCCCACCCGGAGGGCCGTACTCCCAGGCCGTCGTCGCGGGCGACCACGTCTACCTCGCAGGCGCCGTCCCGACCCTGCCCGACGGCACGCCCGTCCGGGGAACGTTCGAGGAGCAGGCCCGCCAGGTGTTCACCAACCTGCAGAAGACCGCGGAGGCGGCGGGCGCGTCGCTCTCCGACGCCGTCCGCGTGGGTGTCTACCTGCGCGACTTCGGCGACTTCGCGGCGATGAACACGCTCTTCGCGGAGTTCTTCGGCACGGAGAACGCGCCGGTGCGCACCACGATCCCCGTTGCCCTCAGCGGGTTCGACATCGAGGTGGATGCGATCCTCTACACCGGCTCCTGA
- a CDS encoding FAD-dependent oxidoreductase codes for MSSVRAERPVAVVGGGPVGMTAAATLARAGLPVVLVEQNDEPRPDWRASTFHAATLEVLETIDITAQMHAEGLVVPTYQFRDRRDGLIAEFDFRLLADATRFPYRLQLNQQHLVRMLHERLQGDPNVRLRLGTRLTDLRIEPSGPVLALEGPDGACELAASYVIGADGPRSTVRGALGVAFDGYTYPERFAITSTPVDLQGILPGLGHVNYVADPEQWLFILRTPESWRVVWPVPEGVSDEDATSPERLQRLLQGIAPYAPGYPVIDHQVYGVHQRVAATFRAGPVLLAGDAAHINSPIGGVGLNSGIHDAMDAARRLTRIIRDGAEQEPELDAYDRVRRTVAVEYVQADTQRNTDRLRERDEAVRRRHQDDMRAIAADPDKARAYIRRVSLLESVERFGIGRPPEELDLEGVG; via the coding sequence ATGTCCTCGGTGCGCGCGGAACGGCCCGTCGCCGTCGTCGGCGGCGGACCGGTCGGCATGACGGCCGCCGCGACGCTCGCGCGCGCCGGTCTGCCCGTCGTGCTCGTCGAGCAGAACGACGAGCCGCGGCCGGACTGGCGGGCCAGCACGTTCCACGCGGCCACGCTCGAGGTGCTCGAGACGATCGACATCACCGCGCAGATGCACGCCGAGGGGCTCGTGGTCCCGACCTACCAGTTCCGGGACCGCCGCGACGGGCTGATCGCCGAGTTCGACTTCCGCCTGCTGGCCGACGCCACCCGGTTCCCCTACCGGTTGCAGCTCAACCAGCAGCACCTCGTGCGCATGCTCCACGAGCGGCTGCAGGGCGACCCGAACGTGCGGCTGCGTCTGGGCACCCGGCTCACGGACCTGCGGATCGAGCCGTCCGGTCCCGTGCTCGCCCTCGAAGGCCCGGACGGAGCCTGCGAGCTGGCCGCCTCGTACGTCATCGGGGCCGACGGTCCGCGCAGCACCGTGCGGGGAGCCCTCGGAGTCGCCTTCGACGGCTACACCTATCCGGAGCGGTTCGCGATCACCAGCACCCCGGTCGACCTGCAGGGGATCCTCCCCGGTCTCGGGCACGTCAACTACGTCGCCGATCCCGAGCAGTGGCTGTTCATCCTGCGCACGCCGGAGTCGTGGCGAGTGGTGTGGCCGGTCCCGGAGGGCGTGAGCGACGAGGACGCCACGAGCCCCGAGCGGCTGCAGCGCCTGCTGCAGGGGATCGCGCCGTACGCGCCGGGCTACCCCGTCATCGACCACCAGGTCTACGGCGTGCACCAGCGCGTCGCCGCAACGTTCCGGGCCGGTCCGGTGCTGCTGGCGGGCGACGCAGCGCACATCAACTCGCCGATCGGCGGCGTGGGCCTCAACTCCGGGATCCACGACGCGATGGACGCGGCCCGCCGGCTCACCCGGATCATCCGCGACGGAGCGGAGCAGGAACCCGAGCTCGACGCCTACGACCGGGTCCGTCGCACCGTTGCCGTCGAATACGTTCAGGCCGACACCCAGCGCAACACCGACCGGCTGCGGGAGCGCGACGAAGCGGTCCGCCGCAGGCACCAGGACGACATGCGCGCGATCGCGGCCGACCCCGACAAGGCGCGCGCATACATCCGGCGGGTCTCCCTGCTGGAGAGCGTGGAGCGGTTCGGCATCGGCCGTCCGCCCGAGGAGCTGGACCTGGAGGGCGTGGGGTGA
- a CDS encoding ABC transporter permease — protein sequence MTVAGIWRLWFFATILAMWWVLSADSTSTFFPPLQKILTQLYDLWIVGDARRELWSSLGHFAIGYPAAGLLGIGIGALLWKFHRVGHAVSPVLYFVYVIPTAAMLPAIVAVMGIGSPMKIAVIVLAAIWPTLLNTLDGMRGIDPVMLDTAKVMHMSSARTVRTVVLPGAMPQIMAGLRHSLQISVIMMVVSELVASRSGIGFFILEAQQRFAMTEMWTGIIVLALVGSALTFLFIAVERVVLAWYLGARAVERKG from the coding sequence GTGACGGTGGCCGGGATCTGGCGGCTGTGGTTCTTCGCCACCATCCTGGCGATGTGGTGGGTGCTGTCCGCCGACAGCACCTCGACGTTCTTCCCGCCGCTGCAGAAGATCCTGACGCAGCTCTACGACCTCTGGATCGTCGGAGACGCCCGCCGCGAGCTCTGGTCGAGCCTCGGGCACTTCGCGATCGGCTACCCGGCCGCCGGGCTGCTGGGCATCGGGATCGGCGCACTGCTGTGGAAGTTCCACCGCGTCGGGCACGCCGTATCCCCGGTCCTGTACTTCGTCTACGTGATCCCGACGGCGGCGATGCTGCCGGCGATCGTGGCCGTGATGGGCATCGGGTCGCCGATGAAGATCGCGGTCATCGTCCTGGCCGCGATCTGGCCGACGCTGCTCAACACCCTCGACGGCATGCGCGGCATCGACCCCGTCATGCTCGACACGGCGAAGGTCATGCACATGTCCTCGGCCCGGACGGTCCGCACCGTCGTGCTGCCCGGTGCGATGCCGCAGATCATGGCCGGTCTGCGGCACAGCCTGCAGATCTCGGTGATCATGATGGTGGTCAGCGAGCTCGTCGCCTCCCGGTCGGGGATCGGGTTCTTCATCCTGGAGGCCCAGCAGCGGTTCGCCATGACCGAGATGTGGACCGGGATCATCGTCCTCGCCCTCGTCGGGAGCGCCCTGACGTTCCTGTTCATCGCCGTCGAGCGCGTCGTGCTGGCGTGGTACCTCGGCGCGCGCGCCGTCGAGCGGAAGGGGTGA
- a CDS encoding serine/threonine-protein kinase, whose product MLIADRYEIDDLPVGRGGMGAVHHGLDTHLGRRVAVKFLHLPGGSDEQRERFVREARILARLEHPGAPILYDLGMHEQRLFQVMQFVDGVTVADVVAEHGPLPPGWVAAIGAQAAAVLAAAHGLEIVHRDLTPSNLMLRPDGSVVVLDFGLAVLAGAVRFTRMGQIFGTPSYMAPEQVQHGAADARSDLYALGCVLHELLTGTQLFGGQTAYAIFERQVREAPGPLPGAPPALARVVLDLLAKDPADRPADAAVLHDRLAPLAVDLPPLPGFLSPGPGPGRRYACVWGRTG is encoded by the coding sequence GTGCTCATCGCGGACCGCTACGAGATCGACGACCTCCCGGTGGGGCGTGGCGGGATGGGTGCGGTCCACCACGGGCTCGACACCCATCTCGGGCGGCGGGTCGCCGTCAAGTTCCTGCACCTGCCCGGCGGGTCGGACGAGCAGCGGGAGCGGTTCGTGCGCGAGGCGCGGATCCTCGCCCGGCTCGAGCACCCGGGCGCCCCGATCCTCTACGACCTGGGGATGCACGAGCAGCGGCTGTTCCAGGTGATGCAGTTCGTCGACGGCGTGACCGTCGCCGACGTCGTGGCCGAGCACGGCCCGCTCCCACCCGGGTGGGTGGCCGCGATCGGGGCGCAGGCCGCCGCCGTGCTGGCCGCCGCGCACGGCCTCGAGATCGTGCACCGCGACCTCACCCCGTCCAACCTCATGCTCCGCCCGGACGGCAGCGTCGTCGTGCTCGACTTCGGCCTCGCCGTACTCGCAGGCGCGGTGCGCTTCACACGGATGGGCCAGATCTTCGGCACGCCGTCCTACATGGCGCCCGAGCAGGTGCAGCACGGCGCGGCCGACGCGCGTAGCGACCTGTACGCGCTGGGCTGCGTGCTGCACGAGCTGCTCACAGGCACGCAGCTGTTCGGAGGACAGACGGCGTACGCGATCTTCGAACGGCAGGTGCGCGAGGCGCCGGGTCCCCTGCCGGGCGCTCCCCCGGCGCTCGCGCGGGTGGTGCTCGACCTGCTCGCCAAGGATCCGGCCGACCGGCCCGCCGACGCCGCCGTGCTCCACGACCGGCTCGCCCCGCTCGCCGTCGACCTCCCGCCGCTGCCGGGCTTCCTCTCCCCCGGGCCGGGGCCGGGGCGGCGCTACGCCTGCGTCTGGGGCCGGACGGGCTAG
- a CDS encoding ABC transporter substrate-binding protein, translated as MRKGMTAVALAAVMAVTAACGGGGGSEPGRTDITVNIVPFTPNAVLFLGMEKGMFDKRGITVELQNAASPVPVVASLVAGQADFGFVTTPVLINANREGTPIKCVAPVDGQISPDRDASALVAAAGSGIDSLDDLSGKSVAVVQLASINLIGAKKMIEDAGATGTEYIAMPFPQMPQALSDGRVDAAVITSPYLETALAAGAVALAHPSSDLFPTGTVYCYAATAQYLAGNAEVAQGFHDAMQEAILYAKDHEDEALATLVEHLDLTPEQAKAQIIPTNYVPEINLDSIAAIQDLMAQQGSIPTTVNPADLVWRPGGGSS; from the coding sequence ATGCGCAAGGGCATGACGGCGGTTGCGCTGGCGGCCGTCATGGCCGTCACCGCCGCGTGTGGCGGTGGCGGTGGCTCGGAACCGGGCCGGACCGACATCACCGTCAACATCGTCCCGTTCACCCCGAACGCCGTGCTCTTCCTCGGGATGGAGAAGGGCATGTTCGACAAGCGCGGGATCACCGTGGAGCTGCAGAACGCGGCCTCGCCGGTCCCCGTCGTCGCCTCGCTGGTGGCCGGGCAGGCCGACTTCGGTTTCGTCACCACGCCGGTCCTCATCAACGCGAACCGGGAGGGGACGCCGATCAAGTGCGTCGCGCCGGTCGACGGTCAGATCAGCCCTGATCGCGACGCCAGTGCGCTCGTCGCCGCCGCGGGCAGCGGCATCGACTCCCTCGACGACCTCTCCGGCAAGTCCGTCGCCGTCGTGCAGCTGGCCAGCATCAACCTCATCGGTGCGAAGAAGATGATCGAGGACGCGGGCGCGACGGGCACCGAGTACATCGCGATGCCGTTCCCGCAGATGCCGCAGGCGCTCTCCGATGGGCGGGTCGACGCCGCCGTGATCACCTCGCCGTACCTCGAGACGGCCCTCGCCGCCGGTGCCGTCGCGCTGGCCCACCCGAGCTCGGACCTGTTCCCGACCGGCACCGTCTACTGCTACGCGGCCACGGCCCAGTACCTGGCCGGGAACGCCGAGGTGGCCCAGGGCTTCCACGACGCCATGCAGGAGGCGATCCTCTACGCCAAGGACCACGAGGACGAGGCCCTCGCCACGCTCGTCGAGCACCTCGACCTCACGCCCGAGCAGGCCAAGGCGCAGATCATCCCGACCAACTACGTGCCGGAGATCAACCTCGACTCGATCGCCGCCATCCAGGACCTGATGGCCCAGCAGGGTTCGATCCCCACCACCGTGAACCCCGCCGACCTCGTCTGGCGGCCCGGCGGGGGGTCCTCGTGA
- a CDS encoding ABC transporter permease, with translation MTVRDTTWFKVTARVAVVLAVLGGWEYVSASGALDPSSFPSMTATVAELARQLQDADLWSAVGETMRGWSLGLLIGGTLAITVGTLLGLNRFAYLSVIPVIEFLKTVPVIAILPLAIVVWGATLEMKVFLVAFGVFWPLTIQTIYGVRAVDPVVRDTAVVLRLRGLRKFWTVTLPSAAPFVATGVRVAAAVGLILTIIAELIGGAEGLGLSILTSVNAGPDRLPATYAYILVTGAAGVAVTSAFAYLEQRLLHWHESRRNVAARTA, from the coding sequence GTGACCGTCCGCGACACCACCTGGTTCAAGGTCACGGCCAGGGTCGCGGTCGTCCTCGCGGTGCTCGGCGGCTGGGAGTACGTCAGCGCCTCCGGAGCGCTCGACCCGAGCTCGTTCCCGAGCATGACCGCCACCGTGGCCGAGCTGGCCCGCCAACTGCAGGACGCCGACCTCTGGAGCGCGGTGGGGGAGACCATGCGCGGCTGGTCGCTCGGCCTGCTCATCGGCGGCACGCTGGCGATCACGGTGGGCACGCTGCTCGGCCTCAACCGATTCGCCTACCTCAGCGTCATCCCGGTGATCGAGTTCCTGAAGACCGTCCCGGTCATCGCGATCCTGCCGCTGGCCATCGTCGTGTGGGGCGCCACCCTGGAGATGAAGGTCTTCCTCGTCGCCTTCGGGGTGTTCTGGCCGCTGACCATCCAGACCATCTACGGCGTCCGCGCCGTCGACCCGGTGGTGCGCGACACGGCGGTGGTGCTGCGGCTGCGCGGTTTGCGCAAGTTCTGGACGGTGACGCTGCCCAGCGCGGCCCCGTTCGTCGCGACCGGGGTGCGCGTCGCCGCCGCCGTCGGCCTGATCCTGACGATCATCGCGGAGCTCATCGGCGGCGCCGAGGGCCTCGGTCTGTCCATCCTGACGTCGGTCAACGCCGGACCGGACCGGCTGCCGGCCACCTACGCCTACATCCTCGTCACCGGAGCGGCCGGGGTCGCCGTCACGAGCGCGTTCGCCTACCTGGAGCAACGCCTGCTGCACTGGCACGAGAGCCGGCGCAACGTCGCGGCGAGGACGGCGTGA
- a CDS encoding GPP34 family phosphoprotein produces the protein MAAAELEATVLLAVRPPAKEKRMPLTEDLVLLLLNPETGRAVVDSTSLDRAIGGALLLDLVTRERITADGDGARARLTVADAAPTGDALLGALAALDDRTDATAVSARSSALRWHHLDAARYGRSCSGPS, from the coding sequence GTGGCCGCAGCCGAGCTCGAGGCCACCGTGCTGCTGGCGGTCCGGCCACCCGCGAAGGAGAAACGCATGCCCCTCACCGAGGACCTCGTCCTCCTGCTCCTCAACCCGGAGACGGGCCGCGCGGTCGTCGACAGCACCTCCCTCGACCGTGCGATCGGCGGGGCGTTGCTGCTGGACCTGGTCACCCGCGAGCGGATCACGGCGGACGGCGACGGGGCGAGGGCCCGCCTCACGGTCGCCGATGCGGCGCCCACCGGCGACGCGCTGCTCGGCGCCCTCGCCGCGTTGGACGATCGCACCGATGCAACAGCGGTATCGGCCCGATCGTCCGCCTTGCGATGGCACCACCTGGACGCCGCTCGCTACGGCCGGAGTTGTTCAGGACCCTCCTAG